The following are encoded together in the Serratia nematodiphila DZ0503SBS1 genome:
- a CDS encoding NADPH-dependent FMN reductase has translation MNGYNILILSGSTRAGSYNQQLADLFGEYIESKGAKAIMLYLSKYPLPLYEQDIEVSSFPENAFILHEIFSQSDGVAIFCPEYNASYPPIISNLLAWLSRVEGGGAAIFSKPYALGSASPGSLGGYRGLMSLRQSLVLQLGSMVLPEVITLPFAHHEFTTQGRIKNERAIEHLEKMAIALLKYVQVFSGK, from the coding sequence ATGAATGGTTATAACATCCTTATTTTATCTGGCTCAACAAGAGCTGGTTCGTACAATCAGCAACTAGCGGATTTATTTGGCGAGTATATAGAATCCAAAGGTGCAAAAGCCATAATGCTTTATCTGAGTAAATATCCATTACCTCTATATGAACAGGATATAGAGGTAAGTTCATTTCCAGAAAATGCATTCATATTGCATGAGATATTTTCACAAAGTGACGGCGTTGCTATTTTTTGCCCAGAATATAATGCTAGTTATCCTCCAATTATTTCAAACTTACTCGCATGGCTTTCACGAGTGGAAGGTGGTGGGGCCGCAATATTTAGTAAGCCCTATGCATTAGGTAGTGCATCACCGGGGAGTTTGGGTGGGTATCGAGGATTAATGTCACTGAGACAATCCTTGGTTTTACAATTAGGTTCAATGGTTTTACCTGAAGTGATTACTTTACCTTTCGCGCATCACGAATTTACAACTCAAGGGAGAATAAAAAATGAAAGAGCTATTGAACATCTTGAAAAAATGGCAATCGCCCTATTAAAATATGTTCAGGTTTTCTCTGGGAAATAA